GATCGGTCTTTGCGCCCTTGTGCTGGTCGTCGGCGTCGCTCTGGCTTGGTGGACGATCGGCTCGATCCGCCCGCTCAAGCGGCTGACGGCGAGCATGCTCCGGCTGGCCGAGGGGGATCTTGGCGTCGATCTGCCGGTGGCGCGCGGCCGCGACGAGGTGGGCGAGATCATCGGCGCCGTCGCCGTTTTCAAGCGCAACGCCCAGGAAGCCGCCGAGCTGCGCGCCGAACAGGCGGCGATGGCCGAGCGGTCGGAACGCCAGAAGCGCGAGGCGCTGGGCGCCATGGCCGCCACCGTTGAACGCGAGACCGCCCAGGTCGTGGACGAGGTGGCGCGGCGGACCAGCCGCCTGAACGCCTCGGCCGAGGACATGGCGACCTCGGCTCAAACCGTGTCGGCCAGTTCCGACAGCGTGTCGACCTCGGCGCGCAAGGCGCTGTCGAACGCCGAGACGGTGGCCGGAGCGGCCGAGGAGATGACCGCCTCGATCCGCGAGATCCTGCGCCAGATGGACAATACCACCGCGCTCACCGCCCAGGCGGCGCGCACCGGCCAGACCGCCGAGACCACCGTGGCCTCGTTGCAGGCCGCCGTGGAGCGCATCGGCGAAGTGGCGACCCTGATCGGCACCATCGCCGGACAGACCAATCTGCTGGCGCTCAACGCCACCATCGAATCCGCCCGGGCCGGCGATGCCGGAAAAGGATTTGCCGTGGTCGCCCAGGAGGTTAAAAATCTGGCCAATCAAACCGGGCGTTCGACCGAGGAGATCACCCGTCAGATCGCCGAGGTCCAATCGGCGACCCGGGCGGCGGCCGAGGCGGTCAAGGCGATGATCGGCGATATCCGCACGATCGATCAGGTCAGCGCCTCGGTGGCCAGCGCCGTGCGGGAACAAGATCAGGCGACCGCCGAGATCGCGCGCAGCGTGGCCGAAACCGCCGCCGCGTCGAGCGAGGTGACCGAGCGTATCGACGACGTGGCCCGTGAAGCCGATGCCAATGGCCTGCGCGCCCAGGCGGTCAAGGAAATCGGCCGCGATGTCGACCACAGTATCGAGGCCCTGCGCCAGACCTTGGTCAGGGTGGTTCGGGAAGCGGCCCTCGCCTGATCGGAGCGCGGGGAAGGGGTTTTGATGATTGCCGTGGAAATCGCCGTGATCGTTCTGCTGATGCTGCTGAACGGTCTTTTCGCGATGTCGGAACTGGCGATGGTGTCGTCGCGCCGCGCCCGCCTGCAGGCGATGGCCGACCGCCATGTGCCCGGCGCCCGCATCGCCTTGCGGCTGACCGAGGATCCGGGGCGCTTCCTGTCGACCGTGCAGATCGGCATCACCCTGGTCGGCGTCGTCGCCGGCGCCTATGGCGGGGCGACGCTGGGCGATCGCGCCGGGGAATGCCTGGAGACGATCCCGGCCTTGGCCGGCTGGGGGCGGTTTCTTGGGGTCGGCGGGGTGCTGCTGCTGATCACCTTTTTGTCGATCGTTCTGGGCGAGTTGATTCCCAAACGCATCGCCCTGACCAACCCCGAACGCACCGCCTGCGTCGTCGCCGGGCTGATGCGCGCCCTGTCGCGGATCGCCGCCCCCTTCGTCTGGCTGCTCGCCGCCTCGACCGAGATGGCGCTGCGCCTGCTCGGCATCCATGGCTCCGAGGGCACGACGGTGACCGAGGAGGAGGTGCGGGCCTTGATTTCCGAAGGAACCGAGGCCGGGGTCTTCGCCCCCGAGGAACAGGAGATGATCCGCGGCGTGCTGCGGCTGGGCGATCGCACCGTGCGCGCGGTGATGACGCCGCGCCCCGAGGTGGTCTGGCTTGACCTTGAGGAGCCGACCCAGGCGCTTTTGCTCCAGATCGGTTCGGGCAGCCATTCGTCCTATCCGGTCTGCCGGGGCCAGCTTGATGAGATCGTCGGCATCGTCCACACCCGCGATTTGCTGGCCGCCGCCGTGCGCGGCAAGCCGCTGAACCTGGAAGCCGCCATGGTGCGGCCTTTGGTTGTTCACGACGGCATGGCGATCTTGCGTTTGCTCGATCTGATGAAGGCGAACCGCAGTTATCTGGCGGTGGTGGTCGATGAATACGGTAGCGTAGAAGGCGTGGTGACCCTGACCGATATCCTTGAAAGCATCGCCGGCGATCTGCCCGATGCCGATGAGGATAGCGAGGTCGCCGCCGTGCCGCGGGCCGATGGGTCGTGGCTGGTGGAAGGGTGGATGCCGATCGACGAATTCGAAGACACGCTGCACCTGCGTGATCTGCGCGATGGCGACGATTTTCAAACCGTCGCCGGTTTGGTGTTGCGCGAATTGGGCCGCATTCCCAGTGCCGGCGATGTGTTCGAGCGCGATGGCATCCGCTTCGAGGTGGTCGATATGGATCGTCGCCGCATCGATAAGATCCTGGTCACGCCGCTACCTTCAAGCCAAGCCGAGGGGGATATCTGACGCGGCTCCCCTCGCGCTCTCGGCCAAAGCGCGGCGGCGATTCGCCGTTCTTCAGCACGACGGGCTTTGGCGTTTTTTGTCCGCTTTTCGGCGCGGGGCGGCCTTTCTCCCAGGACGCGCGCGGCTAAAATGGGCGGACACCCCCAAAAGACGGAGCCCGCGCCATGTCCGCTTCCGATACCGCCCTGCTGGTGATCGACGCCCAGGAGTCCTTTCGCCACCGCCCCACTTGGCACGAGGGCGACGTCGCGCCCTTCGTTGATCGGCTTCAGGCGCTGATCGATGGGGCGCGACGCCGGGACATTCCCGTCGTTCAGATTTTCCATATCGACGACGAGGGGCCCTTCAGCCAAGCCTCGGGCCATGTGGTGACCCTGGCGCCGCTGACCCTCGCCCCCGACGCGGTCTTTCGCAAGCGCCGCCACAGCGCCTTGATCGGCAGCGGGCTTGACGTCTGGCTGATCAGCAAGGGCGTTCGTCGGATCATCGTCGCCGGCATTCGCACCGAGCAGTGCTGCGAGACGACGACCCGTCACGCCTCGGACCTTGGCTATGACGTTGATTTCGTCAGCGAGGCGACCTTGACCTTCGCCATGACCGATGCCCAGGGCCGGGTATGGAGCGCCGAGGAGATCAAGGCCCGCACCGAGCTGGTTCTGGCCGACCGCTTCGCCCGCATCGCCACCGTCGAGGCGGCTTTGGCCGGTCCCCTGGTCCCCGCCGCCCGATGACGGCCGCCGCCGCCGGACCCGAGGAGGTCGCCGTCTATGTCGTGCTGCCGCCGCGCGTGCTGCTGCTCGATGTCGCCGGGCCGATCGAGGTGTTGCGCAAGGCCAACCTTGAGCAGGACCGGCTACGCTTCGTGGTGCATTACGTCGGTCCGGCGGCGACGGTCTCGAGTTCCATCGGCTTGGAGGTGGCCGGGGTGGCGCCCTTGCCCGATACCCTGCCCGAGGGCGCCCTGGTGGTGATCGCCGGAAGCGCCGCGGTGACGCTGGGGGCGGTCCCCGCCAACCAAGCCGACGACGCCGCCAAGGACGCGGCCATCGTTGATTGGTTGGCCCAAAGGGTGCGTCCGGGGATCGGCCTGATATCGATCTGTTCGGGCGCCTTGCTGGCGGCGCGGGCTGGTTTGCTTGATGGCGTCGCCTGCACCACCCATCACGCCTGCTGCGCCGAGCTGGCCCGGCTGGCGCCCAAGGCCCGGGTCGTGGAAAACCGCCTGTATGTCGAGGATGGCGAGCGGCTGTCGAGCGCCGGCGTCACCGCCGGCATCGATCTGATGCTTCATCTGGTGGCCCGGCGCATCGGCCCAGCCTGCGCCCTGGCGGTGGCGCGCTATCTGGTGCTCTATCTGCGTCGCGGGCCGGGCGATCCCCAGCTTTCACCCTGGCTGGAAGGCCGCAATCACCTGCACCGGGCCATCCACCGCGCCCAGGACGCCGTGGCCGCCGATCCGGCCCGGCCATGGAGCCTGGGCGATCTGGCCGAGGTCGCCGCCATCAGCCCGCGCTCGTTGTCGCGGCTGTTCAACGACCAGGTCGGAATGAGCGTGACCGATTATGTCAACCGCCTGCGCATCGCCCTTGCCCACGACATCCTGACGGCGACCCGGCTTGATATGGAAGCCGTGGCCGAACGCGCGGGCTTTTCCTCGACCCGCCAGTTCCGCCGCGCCTGGAGCCGCCTGCACGCCCTGCCGCCAAGCCGAACCCGCCCCGTTGGTAAAGTGGAGCAGGGGTGAGGGGAAAATTCTCCCGATTGGAAGATCTTCTTTCCATAGTCCGGTTCTTGGCAAGGGAAGGGGGAGAAAGGGGGGCCATAAGACAAATCAAAGACTCATAAAGAGAACGGCGGAGGAGGGGGCAGAGGAGTCTGGACTCGCTTTGGCGGCTGAGATCCCTATCGCCAAGGGGTAATTCATTTTGGGGAGGGAATGACAAAGGGGTTAATCCTTATCGAGGGAAAGGGAAAGGCAATTCCCTTTCAAGGGGAATTGCGCTAGCGTTCTCCTTGTAAGGGTGTTTTGGCGTGAATGACGGTCGGAGTGGGGTTCTGAACAAGGGGGGACTCGGATGCGAACGAGGCGCCTGGGAAAGACCGCGCTGCGCGCGTCGCAGGTTGGTCTGGGCACATGGCCGCTGGCGGGCAATGCCGGCTTGGCGGGCTATGGCGCCGTTGATCCCGAGCGGGCCGAAGCCACCGTTCGCGCCGCCCTGGCGGCGGGCATCACGCTTTTCGATACAGCGGGCATCTATGGCGATGGGTTCGCCGAAAGTCTGTTGGGGCGGCTGCTTCCCGGCGGCGAGGGGGGGGCGGTCGTGTGCACCAAGGGGGGCTTCTCGCATTTCGCCCAGGGCAGGGCGCCCGACCGCCGCGCTTTCAAGGCCGAGGTGGCGGCGAGTCGTGATCGCCTGCGCCGCGAGGTGATCGACATCTATCTGTTGCATAACCCGCCGCCCGTCCTGATCGGCCTGCCCGACGTTTACCGCCCGCTGCAAGACCTGCGCGATCATGGGTGGATCGGCCATATCGGCGTTTCCGTCGCCCGCGCCATCGATGGCTGGCTGGCCCTCGACCGCCCCGAGGTCGAAGTGGTGCAACTACCCTTTAACCTGCTTAATACCCAGGCCGATCAAGGGCTTCTAAGCCGGGCCGCCGATCTGGGCAAGGCGGTTCTGGCCCGTGAGGTTCTGGCGAACGGCTGGTTGTCGGGACGCTATGGCCCCGCATCGACCTTCGCCGCCGGGGACTTCCGCCAGCATCTGCCGGCCGAGGTCAAGGCGGCCATCGCCGGCGATCGCGCCGCCCTTGAGCCCTATCGCCGCCCGGGCGAAAGCTGGGTGGATTTTTCGCTGCGCTTCGTTCTCGACCGTCCAGAAATTTCCAGCGCCATCGTCGGGGCGAGACATCCCCAGCAGATCGAGGCGCTTTCAAAAGCCGGTACCCTGTCCCCCTCGCCTTCGTGGCACCCGGCGGACTGAAGGGCAGGCTGTTTGCATCCCTGATCTTTGGCAATGGAGGACACCATGGCGGACCCAAGAAATCCTACTGGCCCCTTCGCTTCAAGCCCACGCGGCCCCTTCGCCGTCAGCCCGCGCGGTCCTTTCGCGGTCAGCCCGCGTGGCCCCTTCGCGGTCAGTCCGCGCGGTCCTTTCGCGGTGAGTCCGCGTGGCCCCTTCGCGGTCAGTCCGCGCGGTCCCTTTGCGGTGAGCCCGCGCGGTCCCTTCGCTGTGAGCCCGCGTGGCCCCTTCGCCGTGAGTCCGCGCGGTCCCTTCGCGGTGAGTCCACGTGGTCCCTTTGCGGTCAGTCCTCGTGGTCCCTTCGCGGTGAGCCCGGGGCAGGAGGCTTCATCCGCCCTGCGCAATGAGGCGGCCCAAAGTCCGCGCGGTCCCTTCGCGGTGAGCCCGCGCGGCCCCTTCGCCGTCAGCCCGCGCGGTCCTTTCGCGGTGAGTCCGCGTGGCCCCTTCGCCGTCAGCCCACGCGGTCCTTTCGCGGTGAGCCCGCGTGGCCCCTTCGCCGTCAGCCCGCGCGGTCCTTTCGCCGTCAGCCCACGTGGCCCCTTCGCCGTCAGTCCGCGTGGCCCGTTCGCGGTCAGTCCGGGGCAGGAGGCTTCGTCCGCCCTGCGCAATGAGGCGGCCCAAAGTCCGCGTGGCCCCTTTGCGGTGAGCCCGCGTGGCCCCTTTGCGGTGAGCCCGCGTGGCCCCTTCGCCGTCAGCCCGCGTGGCCCCTTCGCCGTCAGCCCGCGTGGTCCTTTCGCCGTCAGCCCGCGTGGCCCCTTCGCCGTCAGCCCGCGCGGTCCCTTCGCGGTGAGCCCGCGTGGTCCCTTCGCGGTGAGCCCGCGCGGTCCCTTCGCCGTGAGCCCGCGCGGTCCCTTCGCCGTGAGCCCGCGTGGTCCTTTCGCGGTGAGCCCACGCGGTCCCTTCGCCGTGAGTCCGCGCGGCCCTTTCGCGGTTAGCCCCACTGGTTCGGCGCCGGCCGAACAGGCGGGGCCCGCCGATCCGTTCCAGGGGCTTCCCGAGCCGGTGCGCCGCGCGGCGCTGCGCGAGGTTCTGAACGCCCGGCCCCAGCGCGCCACCGACATTTTCTATGAAGACTCCGACCTTGTTTACGCCATGCGCAACGGCATCCAGTACGTCTTGTCCTCGCCGGTCAGTCAGGTCTGGCGCCGGTTGGGCGACGACACCCTGGAAGCGATTTTGGACGCGGTGGCCGAAGAACTGAACCTGGAAGATGCCAGCGCTCTGCATGGCGAGGTTGTGCGCGCCCTGCTTGCCGCCGAAGCCGCCGGGCTTCTGGTGCTCTATCCCAAGGAGCCCGAAGAGCTCTGATCGGTCCTTGACCGAGAAACGCGAACGGGGAGGTGATCCGTGGGCTGGCAGGGACTAAGCGGCATTGTTCCTCTTGGCGGGCAAGCGGTGTGCTTGGCCTTGCCGCCCACGCCTTTCGCGCCGGGGCCGACCCGGCTTGTCGCCACCCTGGCGCTTGCCGATACCGCCTTGCCGATCGCCACCTGGGACTTTCTTCTGGCAGCCACTTCCGGCGGCCAGACCCCCGGTGGCCAGATCCTCGTCTCGCCGGCATCCTTCGATCAGGCCTTTCTTATCCTTGATCACCCCGAATCGCCGCCCTTGGGTCGGGTTTATCATCTGGCGGTGCCGCCGCCCGCCACCAAAGGGTTTGATCTGGTCTTGCGCCGCTCGGGCGGCGGGGGCGAGAGCTTTGCCCATTACCGCTTGCACTGGCCCGACGAGGCGTCGCGGATCCGTGATCTGGAACGCTGGCGGCGTCAGGCGGTGCCGCCGGTTGATTGGTTCTATGTGGAACTGACCTCGCACTGCAATCTCGCCTGTCCGTTTTGTCCCAGCCGAACGCTCAAGCGCCCCCGCGCTTTTCTCAGCGAGGACCATGCGCGGCTGATCTTTTCGAAAATCGCCGATTATGGCCGGCGGCGCGATGCCACCTGGGGCTATACCCAGACCGAGCGCATGGTGTTTTTGCATGTCATGGGAGAACCGTTGCTCCATCCGCGCTTTACCGAGATCGTCAGCGCGGCGCGGGCCGTGGGGCTGGTGCCCGGGCTGTTCACCAACGCCACCCTGCTCAACGCCAAGGCCCGCGACAAGATCTTCGCCAGCGGGCTGAGCCATATCACCATCAGCCTGAACGTCACCGATCAGGCGGGCTACGCTGAATTGGGGGCGCGCGGGCTGATCGACGAGCAGGAACGCCGCGTGCTTGATCTGTTGGCCGAGCGCAAGCGTCGCGGCGCCCACCGCCTGCATGTCGATATTCAATATATCGTCGCCGCGCCGCGTGCCGAGGGGGGAAGCTCCGGCGGGCCGGTGGCCGGGCGGGGTTTGGTCGACTCACGCCACAAGGCCTGGGCCAGCTATCGCACATGGTTGCTGCGCCTGCGCCATCTCGATCCCCAAGGGCCGGTCGGCGCCCCGCCCGCCATCGATCCCCGGCCATCGATCGCCTTTGAAACCCTGCTCCATCCTTTGGCCGATGATACCGGCGATCCCAGCTTGCGCTTGCCGCTGGACGGGGGCGTCGATCTGGTGATGAAGACCGGGTGCTCCTTTGGCAATGCGGTGATCCCGCCCGGCCACAGGGTGGTTCCCGCCAGCCAGGGCCGCTGTCCGTTCAGCAGCCCCTGGCGGCAGATGGCGGTCTTCGTCGATGGCCGCGTGTCGTTTTGCAACATGGATTACGAAAACTCGGTCGATCTCGGCTCGCTGCTCGACTCGTCGGTCGACGAGATCTGGGACGGCGCCCGTTTGCGGCGGATCCGCGAGGAGATGGCCGCCGACCGCCTGAGCGAGCCGCTCTGTCAACGCTGCCTTGGAACCCTGGCGCCCATGGCCGGTCCGGCTTAGGGCGCTTCCCTTCCTCGTCATTGCTTAAGGACGCACAGATGGTCGACATTCTTTTCGTCAGTCCGCCCACGCCGTCCCCGGAAGAACATGCCGGATATAACCTCAACGCCCCGCCGCTCGGCATCGGCTATCTGGCGGCCATCCTGCGCGAGAACGGCTTCGAGGTTGACGCCATCGATCTGGCCTTTTCCGATAAGCCGGTCGCCGATCTGCGCCAAAAGCTGCGCGAAAGCGATCCCCGGGTGGTTGGCTTCTACACCACCACCGTCACCTATTACGGCACCGAGCGGCTGCTGGCGGCCGTGCGCAAGGACCATCCCGAGGCCATAACCTGGGTTGGCGGACCGCATGTGTCCTATGAATACGAAACCGCGTTGGCCTCCTCGGGCTTCGACGTGGTGTTCCTGTTCGAAGCCGAGCATTCGGTGCTGGAAGCGGCCAAGGTTCAGTTGCGCGGCAAGGGCAGGCTTGACGACGTCGCCGGCATCGCCTTTCGCCGTGACGGCCGCACCATCAAGACCACGCCGCGCGCCCGCGAGAAAAGCCTCGATATCTTTCCCTATCCGGCCCGCGACCTGTTCCCGATCAAGAAATACACCCGCCCGGGATCGATCATGAGCAGCCGGGGCTGCCCGGTGAAATGCATCTTCTGCATCGCCAGCACCTTTGAAGACGCCTATCGCTATCGCAGCCCCGAAAACGTCGTTGGCGAAATGAAGCTGATGTACGAGCAATGGGGGATCAACGACTTCTATTTCGTCGATAACGTTTTTACGACCTATCGCGCCCGCGCCCGGGAAATCTGTCGGCTGATCCGCGAGGCTGATCTGCCCATCGGCTGGTACTGCGTTTCGCGGGTTGATTACGCCGAGCCCGAGCTGATGCAGGATCTGGCCTCGGCCGGCTGTTATCGCATCGAACTGGGCGTGGAATCGGGGGACCCGAGCGTTATCGGCGGCATGAAGAAGCATATCTCGCTGGCCCATGTGTACCGCGCCGCCGATGTGATCTTGAACCTGGGCATGCAGCCGATGTTCACCTTCCAGGTCGGCCATCCCCATGACACGCTGGACTCGATCGAAGCGACCCTGCGGCTGGCCGAGGAGATCCGCGAGATGGGGGCGGGGGCCTATCTGTCGGTGACCACCCCCTATCCCGGGGCGCCGATGATGATCGAGCGCGAGAAATACGGCATCGTTCTGGAAACCACCAATTGGGAGGATTTCCGCTGGAGCAATCCGACCTATCGCACCGCCACCCTCAGCCGCAACGATATCCGCAAGGCGATCTATCGCGGCGCCGTCGGCATGGCCCGCACCCTGGCCGAGGGCAAGTTCCAAGATCCCCCCTCGGCGCCGTGGCTGCGCTTCGGACCCAATGGCAATGGCATGAGACTGCCGCCGCCGCCAAAATCCAGGTCCGACGACGACACGGCGCTGTTTAGCGTTCCCGATCGCAAAAGGACCTTGCCGGTGCTGCAGGTGGCGCGATGATCCTTTCCCCTGCGCCCTCCGATCCCCTTTTGCCACCGCTTCAGCTGTTTTTGGAACTGACGACGCGCTGCAATCTGCGCTGCCGTCACTGCTATATCCGGGCCGGCGAAGGCGAGGCCCGCGACCTGCCGGCAAGCGATGTCCAGGGATTGCTTGGCGAGTTTCAGGCGATGGGCGGCGAATTCGTGTCGTTCAGCGGTGGCGAGCCGACGCTCTATGGCGAGTGGCGGCCGGTGATGCGCTATGCCCGCTATCTTGGCCTGGAAGCGATGCTGGTGACCAACGGCGTCGCCTTGAGCGAGGGCGACATCGGCTTTCTTGACGAGATCGGCGCCAGCATCGCCGTCAGCCTGGATGGCGCCAGCGCCGCCGTTCACGACGCCATCCGTGGGCGCGGCAGTTTTGAGCGCACCGGCCGGACGCTTGAGCGCCTCGGCGCCGCCGGCCTTGGCGGGCGGGTGACGCTGTGCTTTACGCCCTCGGCGGCCAATTGCGCCGATCTGCCCGGCGTCGTCCGGCTGGCCGCCGATCTTGGTCTCGGCACCGTTTATGTCTCGCTGCTTGAACAACGTGGGCGGGCTGGCGATGTCATCGATCAACTGTCGCTGGGGCCGGCCGAACGCCGCGCCCTGATCTTCGCCATGGCGTCGTTGCAGGAGCGCTACCCCGAGATCGCCCTGGAATGCCTGAACTTGCGCTATTTCACCGAACGCCTGCGCGGGTATGCCATCAGCGGCGATAGCCTGGACCGCACGCTGCGGGTCACCGCCGAGGGTGCCCTGGTGCTGACCGCCTATCTGGACGACGCCCCCTTTCAGCTTGGTCCCTATGCGCCCGGGACGCTTGATCGGCTGTGGTGGGGCGACAAGGTGCGCGCGGCCTTTGCGGCGGCCGACCAAAGGGCCCAAACCGTGGCCGAGTGCCAGGAGTGTATCGCTTGGCCGTGGTGCCAGGGCGGCAGCGCCGCCTTCGCCTGGACCGCCCACGGCCGTTTTGACGCGGTGGACGGCTTTTGCGCGGCCAAGCGCGATGTTCTGCGGGAAATGGCGGGGGGCTGGTGATGAGCACGACGGCAACAACCATTCGTATAACCGAACGCGCCGCCCGCAAGGTCGATGAATTCCATCTGCGCGGCGACCTCGACCCGACGCTGGCCATCCGCCTTGACGTGGTCGGCGGCGCCGCCTCGGGCATCGCCTATGACCTGTACTTCGATCAGGTCGACGGCGACGATCAGGTCTTTGAAAGCCAGGGCCTGCGCATCGCCATCCGCCCCCGGCATGCCCCCTGGCTGTTGGGCAGCACCGTGGATTGGGTTGAAAGCGACAACGGCGCCGGCTTCCAAGTCCTCAACCCCAACGTCCCCCCGCAATAGGCGCCAGGGGGCCATGAGACCGGCGCTGGGGTCTATGCCCTTAGCCGCGATCATCCACCCACTGCCTTCCGAGGACAGCGTTTCCCTCCCCGCCGCCGTGAAGGCGCAACATAGGGCTTGAATCCCTCCCGCTCCGCCAAACACCGCCGATTGCCACACAAAATCCCGATATATATATTTATTATCAATTAGATAGAGTATACCCTTTCGAGGGAATGGTTCTCGCACGCTCAACCAAGCGGGATAGTCTCACCGGCACTGACAGAAATTTGGCCGGTGCCAAACGGATCATTGGTTGGTAACCGCTCCTGCTAGTGAGATGATGCTCGCCAAGTGCGCACTTCGCCATTAACCTACATTGATGAACACTGGCGGTAATTGATTTTGACGGAAGTATTGGATGTGAGCGCTGCCCCGGGAGAAGCATTGCTACGAGATTCGTTGGCTCGTGGGGTGCCGCTCGTCGCTTTGTTGGGGCAACATGCTGGATGGTCTGCTGGACTCGATCCAGTCTTGTCGCTTGCACTCAAGAAACTAACAAAAGAGCCCAGCAAAGGTTGGAAGGCTTTACTGTCCCGGGAGCAGCATCCGGAGCATTTCGATTCGTGGCTTGAAGAGCGTTTCGCGCGCCGGGCACCGTCCTCCGATCAGATCGCTATTGCAGACATGCTCGTGAGTGCTGTTTTCACGTCGTCGATCGATCCCGGTTGGTCCAACCTGATAGCGGCAGGAGGACGTGAACCCGAAACAATCTTGATCGGCGACCCTTTGCCTCCAATCGTGCGGAGCAAGCGGCGACCACCAATATTCTATCTGTTCGGACGAGCTGGAGCGGGGCCACTGGAGACGCGCCCTCCGAGTACGCGTCAGTTATTGGTCCAGCGTCGGCTTCGTCATTCGGCGAACATGCTTCGAAACGTTCTTGAAGTGACTACGCCGGTCGGGCTGATCGTTATTGAGGGATATGATCCCGCGCACGACTGGCTGAAGGCGGAGGAACTGCTTGCGGTTCTCAGTGCTGCCCCGGTTGGTGGA
The DNA window shown above is from Rhodospirillum rubrum ATCC 11170 and carries:
- a CDS encoding HesB/IscA family protein — translated: MSTTATTIRITERAARKVDEFHLRGDLDPTLAIRLDVVGGAASGIAYDLYFDQVDGDDQVFESQGLRIAIRPRHAPWLLGSTVDWVESDNGAGFQVLNPNVPPQ
- a CDS encoding aldo/keto reductase, with the translated sequence MRTRRLGKTALRASQVGLGTWPLAGNAGLAGYGAVDPERAEATVRAALAAGITLFDTAGIYGDGFAESLLGRLLPGGEGGAVVCTKGGFSHFAQGRAPDRRAFKAEVAASRDRLRREVIDIYLLHNPPPVLIGLPDVYRPLQDLRDHGWIGHIGVSVARAIDGWLALDRPEVEVVQLPFNLLNTQADQGLLSRAADLGKAVLAREVLANGWLSGRYGPASTFAAGDFRQHLPAEVKAAIAGDRAALEPYRRPGESWVDFSLRFVLDRPEISSAIVGARHPQQIEALSKAGTLSPSPSWHPAD
- a CDS encoding methyl-accepting chemotaxis protein; the encoded protein is MQIVKDTKIGTRLLIGFGGMLVMTVILAVFGIHRVNEISHSLDVINEVNSVKQRYAINFRGSVHDRAIALRDVTLVTSAGDADAVVATIDKLAGDYQRSAELMDRMFAERNDIGAEERTILGQIKQTESRTMPLVKTVIDRRRAGDLEGARALLMAEARPAFVEWLERINRFIDLQENANQVIAERTRAVARGFAERMIGLCALVLVVGVALAWWTIGSIRPLKRLTASMLRLAEGDLGVDLPVARGRDEVGEIIGAVAVFKRNAQEAAELRAEQAAMAERSERQKREALGAMAATVERETAQVVDEVARRTSRLNASAEDMATSAQTVSASSDSVSTSARKALSNAETVAGAAEEMTASIREILRQMDNTTALTAQAARTGQTAETTVASLQAAVERIGEVATLIGTIAGQTNLLALNATIESARAGDAGKGFAVVAQEVKNLANQTGRSTEEITRQIAEVQSATRAAAEAVKAMIGDIRTIDQVSASVASAVREQDQATAEIARSVAETAAASSEVTERIDDVAREADANGLRAQAVKEIGRDVDHSIEALRQTLVRVVREAALA
- a CDS encoding B12-binding domain-containing radical SAM protein — protein: MVDILFVSPPTPSPEEHAGYNLNAPPLGIGYLAAILRENGFEVDAIDLAFSDKPVADLRQKLRESDPRVVGFYTTTVTYYGTERLLAAVRKDHPEAITWVGGPHVSYEYETALASSGFDVVFLFEAEHSVLEAAKVQLRGKGRLDDVAGIAFRRDGRTIKTTPRAREKSLDIFPYPARDLFPIKKYTRPGSIMSSRGCPVKCIFCIASTFEDAYRYRSPENVVGEMKLMYEQWGINDFYFVDNVFTTYRARAREICRLIREADLPIGWYCVSRVDYAEPELMQDLASAGCYRIELGVESGDPSVIGGMKKHISLAHVYRAADVILNLGMQPMFTFQVGHPHDTLDSIEATLRLAEEIREMGAGAYLSVTTPYPGAPMMIEREKYGIVLETTNWEDFRWSNPTYRTATLSRNDIRKAIYRGAVGMARTLAEGKFQDPPSAPWLRFGPNGNGMRLPPPPKSRSDDDTALFSVPDRKRTLPVLQVAR
- a CDS encoding GlxA family transcriptional regulator; the encoded protein is MTAAAAGPEEVAVYVVLPPRVLLLDVAGPIEVLRKANLEQDRLRFVVHYVGPAATVSSSIGLEVAGVAPLPDTLPEGALVVIAGSAAVTLGAVPANQADDAAKDAAIVDWLAQRVRPGIGLISICSGALLAARAGLLDGVACTTHHACCAELARLAPKARVVENRLYVEDGERLSSAGVTAGIDLMLHLVARRIGPACALAVARYLVLYLRRGPGDPQLSPWLEGRNHLHRAIHRAQDAVAADPARPWSLGDLAEVAAISPRSLSRLFNDQVGMSVTDYVNRLRIALAHDILTATRLDMEAVAERAGFSSTRQFRRAWSRLHALPPSRTRPVGKVEQG
- a CDS encoding cysteine hydrolase family protein, giving the protein MSASDTALLVIDAQESFRHRPTWHEGDVAPFVDRLQALIDGARRRDIPVVQIFHIDDEGPFSQASGHVVTLAPLTLAPDAVFRKRRHSALIGSGLDVWLISKGVRRIIVAGIRTEQCCETTTRHASDLGYDVDFVSEATLTFAMTDAQGRVWSAEEIKARTELVLADRFARIATVEAALAGPLVPAAR
- a CDS encoding hemolysin family protein; the protein is MIAVEIAVIVLLMLLNGLFAMSELAMVSSRRARLQAMADRHVPGARIALRLTEDPGRFLSTVQIGITLVGVVAGAYGGATLGDRAGECLETIPALAGWGRFLGVGGVLLLITFLSIVLGELIPKRIALTNPERTACVVAGLMRALSRIAAPFVWLLAASTEMALRLLGIHGSEGTTVTEEEVRALISEGTEAGVFAPEEQEMIRGVLRLGDRTVRAVMTPRPEVVWLDLEEPTQALLLQIGSGSHSSYPVCRGQLDEIVGIVHTRDLLAAAVRGKPLNLEAAMVRPLVVHDGMAILRLLDLMKANRSYLAVVVDEYGSVEGVVTLTDILESIAGDLPDADEDSEVAAVPRADGSWLVEGWMPIDEFEDTLHLRDLRDGDDFQTVAGLVLRELGRIPSAGDVFERDGIRFEVVDMDRRRIDKILVTPLPSSQAEGDI
- a CDS encoding radical SAM/SPASM domain-containing protein, translated to MPPTPFAPGPTRLVATLALADTALPIATWDFLLAATSGGQTPGGQILVSPASFDQAFLILDHPESPPLGRVYHLAVPPPATKGFDLVLRRSGGGGESFAHYRLHWPDEASRIRDLERWRRQAVPPVDWFYVELTSHCNLACPFCPSRTLKRPRAFLSEDHARLIFSKIADYGRRRDATWGYTQTERMVFLHVMGEPLLHPRFTEIVSAARAVGLVPGLFTNATLLNAKARDKIFASGLSHITISLNVTDQAGYAELGARGLIDEQERRVLDLLAERKRRGAHRLHVDIQYIVAAPRAEGGSSGGPVAGRGLVDSRHKAWASYRTWLLRLRHLDPQGPVGAPPAIDPRPSIAFETLLHPLADDTGDPSLRLPLDGGVDLVMKTGCSFGNAVIPPGHRVVPASQGRCPFSSPWRQMAVFVDGRVSFCNMDYENSVDLGSLLDSSVDEIWDGARLRRIREEMAADRLSEPLCQRCLGTLAPMAGPA
- a CDS encoding radical SAM protein; this translates as MILSPAPSDPLLPPLQLFLELTTRCNLRCRHCYIRAGEGEARDLPASDVQGLLGEFQAMGGEFVSFSGGEPTLYGEWRPVMRYARYLGLEAMLVTNGVALSEGDIGFLDEIGASIAVSLDGASAAVHDAIRGRGSFERTGRTLERLGAAGLGGRVTLCFTPSAANCADLPGVVRLAADLGLGTVYVSLLEQRGRAGDVIDQLSLGPAERRALIFAMASLQERYPEIALECLNLRYFTERLRGYAISGDSLDRTLRVTAEGALVLTAYLDDAPFQLGPYAPGTLDRLWWGDKVRAAFAAADQRAQTVAECQECIAWPWCQGGSAAFAWTAHGRFDAVDGFCAAKRDVLREMAGGW